Proteins co-encoded in one Sulfurimonas sp. HSL1-2 genomic window:
- a CDS encoding helix-turn-helix domain-containing protein, with the protein MELSLENINLIPLLLKRIDELSMKLETSNTKRWLNVKEVAEYLGYSKDRIYKMKDEHFIEGVHFHNRTGKILFDRVAIDSWVVGKDDRETDYTQRQVVDNVLSSIKEI; encoded by the coding sequence ATGGAACTGTCACTGGAAAACATTAACCTCATTCCACTGCTACTAAAAAGAATAGACGAGCTCTCTATGAAGCTAGAGACGTCGAATACCAAACGGTGGTTGAACGTCAAAGAAGTTGCCGAATATCTTGGCTACTCCAAGGATCGCATCTACAAGATGAAAGATGAGCATTTCATAGAAGGAGTGCACTTTCACAATCGAACGGGTAAAATACTCTTTGATAGAGTTGCGATTGACTCTTGGGTGGTCGGAAAGGACGACCGTGAAACTGATTACACGCAACGGCAAGTTGTGGATAACGTTTTATCATCAATCAAAGAGATATAG
- the hemE gene encoding uroporphyrinogen decarboxylase: MSKIFVDACLGKETPYTPVWMMRQAGRYLPEYMEVRAKAGSFLNLCHDPEKAAEVTLQPLDIVGVDAAILFSDILVIPDEMGMDLSFVKGEGPKFSDPITSQADVDRLLGGEEAADKLTYVYDTIKLLRKQLDARGDEKALIGFTGAPWTLATYMIEGQGTKTYNICKKMMYSNPELLHSVLKKVTEVVKYYMEKQIQSGVDVVQIFDSWAAAIEPGKYDEFSWQYMVEIAEYLKEKYPHIPVIMFPKGIAAFIERGLVYGNFDVMGIDWGTPMALAKEKLGDKYVLQGNMEPCRLYSKEATTACIEVIQKTMGGKRHIFNLGHGILPDVPVENAIHFVNECHRVSTKA; the protein is encoded by the coding sequence ATGAGTAAAATTTTCGTCGATGCCTGCCTCGGAAAAGAGACACCGTATACCCCGGTCTGGATGATGCGCCAGGCGGGCCGCTACCTGCCCGAATACATGGAAGTCCGTGCCAAGGCAGGCAGCTTCCTGAATCTCTGCCACGATCCGGAAAAAGCGGCGGAAGTCACGCTCCAGCCTCTTGACATTGTCGGCGTCGACGCAGCGATACTCTTCAGCGACATCCTCGTTATTCCCGATGAAATGGGTATGGACCTCTCCTTCGTCAAAGGCGAAGGACCGAAATTCAGCGACCCCATCACCTCTCAGGCGGACGTTGACCGTCTCCTCGGCGGCGAGGAGGCAGCGGACAAGCTCACCTACGTCTACGACACGATCAAACTGCTGCGCAAACAGCTGGACGCACGCGGTGACGAGAAGGCGCTGATCGGCTTTACCGGTGCCCCGTGGACCCTGGCGACCTACATGATCGAAGGCCAGGGGACAAAGACCTACAACATCTGCAAGAAGATGATGTACTCCAACCCTGAACTGCTGCACAGCGTGCTGAAAAAAGTCACCGAAGTCGTCAAATACTACATGGAGAAACAGATCCAGAGCGGCGTCGACGTCGTGCAGATCTTCGACTCCTGGGCCGCGGCAATCGAACCGGGCAAATATGACGAGTTCTCCTGGCAGTACATGGTCGAGATCGCCGAGTACCTCAAAGAGAAGTACCCCCATATCCCGGTCATCATGTTCCCCAAAGGGATCGCGGCCTTCATCGAACGCGGACTCGTTTACGGCAACTTCGACGTCATGGGTATCGACTGGGGCACGCCGATGGCCCTGGCCAAGGAGAAACTGGGCGACAAGTACGTCCTGCAGGGCAATATGGAGCCGTGCCGCCTCTACTCCAAAGAGGCCACGACGGCGTGCATCGAAGTGATCCAGAAGACGATGGGCGGCAAGCGCCACATCTTCAACCTCGGCCACGGCATCCTTCCCGACGTTCCCGTCGAAAACGCCATCCACTTCGTCAACGAGTGCCACCGCGTCAGCACCAAAGCCTGA
- a CDS encoding YqhA family protein yields MFEKLFESGLWNSRLFTLFAVVFSLIGAIILFVVASLDIWGVLVLVWDVVAHHVHPEHLHEDVVASIIGAIDLYLIAIVLLIFSLGVYELFVSKIDAAEDEDGKSSSVLQIHSLDQLKDKIAKVIVMVLVVNFFQRVLHTQFNGALEMLYFSGSILLLALALYFLHKGDQH; encoded by the coding sequence ATGTTTGAGAAGCTGTTTGAATCCGGCCTCTGGAACAGCCGCCTTTTCACCCTCTTTGCCGTTGTCTTTTCGCTGATCGGCGCCATTATCCTCTTTGTCGTCGCAAGCCTCGACATCTGGGGCGTGCTAGTACTGGTATGGGACGTCGTTGCGCACCACGTCCATCCCGAGCACCTGCATGAAGACGTCGTGGCGAGCATCATCGGGGCCATCGACCTCTACCTCATTGCTATCGTGCTGCTGATCTTCAGCCTCGGGGTCTACGAGCTCTTCGTCTCCAAGATCGATGCGGCCGAAGATGAGGACGGAAAAAGCTCCTCGGTGCTGCAGATCCACTCCCTGGACCAGCTCAAGGACAAGATCGCCAAGGTCATCGTCATGGTCCTGGTCGTCAACTTCTTCCAGCGTGTCCTGCACACCCAGTTCAACGGGGCGCTGGAGATGCTCTACTTCTCGGGGTCGATCCTGCTGCTGGCGCTCGCCCTCTATTTTCTGCACAAAGGCGATCAGCACTGA
- a CDS encoding radical SAM protein, translated as MSAIFGPVNSRRFGTSLGIDLSPGLKQCNFDCLYCELAPAAPVTTQTQRSGVDEIVAELRSALAEHPGIDDITVTANGEPTLYPDLDALVERIDAVKGDTKTLILTNSATLTDPKTFATLLKFDQVKLSLDAVTPEVFRKIDRPAEGIEIDALVNAVKSFAREYRGDLYLEILFVHGLNDTDEEITALNAVLHDIPCKRIDIGTIDRPPAYPVQGLSYGELHEVASKFDPELPVHIASRTHAESCQGRYSDDAILNTLDKRPLSMEDIALLFDNESQARFRALVETGRIVAEDSSGITFYIPAGNLHRKRTKNS; from the coding sequence ATGAGCGCTATCTTCGGTCCGGTCAACTCCCGCCGTTTCGGTACCTCCCTCGGTATCGACCTCTCGCCCGGTCTCAAACAGTGTAATTTCGACTGCCTCTACTGCGAGCTCGCCCCCGCCGCACCTGTCACTACACAGACACAGCGCAGCGGTGTCGATGAAATCGTTGCCGAACTGCGTAGCGCCCTGGCCGAACATCCCGGCATCGACGACATCACCGTTACCGCAAACGGCGAACCGACCCTCTACCCGGACCTGGACGCCCTTGTCGAGCGCATCGACGCCGTCAAAGGCGATACGAAGACCCTGATTCTCACCAACAGCGCCACGCTGACCGATCCAAAGACCTTTGCCACTTTGCTCAAGTTCGACCAGGTCAAGCTCTCCCTCGATGCGGTCACCCCGGAGGTCTTCCGCAAGATCGACCGCCCGGCCGAAGGGATCGAAATCGACGCGCTCGTCAATGCCGTCAAATCCTTTGCAAGAGAGTACCGCGGCGACCTCTACCTGGAAATCCTCTTCGTCCACGGCCTCAACGACACCGACGAAGAGATCACTGCTCTCAATGCGGTCCTGCACGACATCCCCTGCAAACGGATCGATATCGGGACGATCGACCGGCCCCCGGCCTACCCCGTACAGGGGCTCAGTTACGGTGAGCTTCACGAGGTTGCTTCGAAGTTCGACCCGGAGCTCCCGGTCCACATCGCCTCACGCACCCATGCCGAGTCTTGCCAGGGACGCTACAGTGACGATGCGATCCTCAACACCCTCGACAAGCGCCCGCTAAGCATGGAAGACATCGCCCTGCTCTTCGACAATGAGAGCCAGGCGCGTTTCCGAGCCCTCGTTGAGACGGGCCGGATCGTTGCCGAAGACAGCTCGGGGATCACCTTCTACATCCCGGCCGGAAACCTCCACCGAAAACGCACCAAGAATTCTTGA
- a CDS encoding tyrosine-type recombinase/integrase gives MKLITRNGKLWITFYHQSKRYRRSLGLDDNKANRALATNKILPEIIYKLNSGTFFEKETTIPTVSEYAQVSFALHEHHRKPSTKYDYATSLRLHIAPRLGKKRLDRIKPSDIALWQNELLQTLAPRRVRNVRAVLNTFFEDAIRDEIIDKNPVSKVKLPKIDKVDVAPFTMDEMKLIIENAEGDLQTFSALGFFTGMRSGEMIGLRWEDVNFERGEISIKRAIKMGVVSTPKTQSSIRTIDILDPLLPYLRAQYERTGEQGTYVFLNKNGEHYYDIKRIRDTRWKKLLEKLDIEYRTIYQMRHAFATVMIENGEDILWVSHMLGHTDTSMTLQMYAKYRKQKDKKRAVFLADVL, from the coding sequence GTGAAACTGATTACACGCAACGGCAAGTTGTGGATAACGTTTTATCATCAATCAAAGAGATATAGACGCTCTTTGGGACTGGATGACAACAAGGCAAATCGCGCACTAGCGACCAATAAAATACTTCCCGAGATCATCTACAAGTTGAACTCGGGAACGTTCTTTGAAAAAGAAACAACCATACCGACGGTAAGCGAATACGCCCAGGTCAGCTTCGCGCTGCACGAGCATCACCGCAAGCCCTCGACGAAGTATGACTACGCAACCTCACTGCGTCTGCATATCGCCCCCCGTTTGGGCAAGAAACGGCTGGACAGGATCAAGCCTTCGGATATCGCTCTGTGGCAGAATGAGCTGCTTCAGACGCTTGCGCCGCGACGGGTGCGCAATGTCCGGGCGGTGCTCAACACCTTCTTCGAGGATGCGATACGCGACGAGATCATCGACAAGAACCCGGTCTCGAAAGTGAAGCTTCCCAAAATCGATAAGGTGGATGTTGCCCCGTTCACGATGGACGAGATGAAGCTAATCATCGAAAACGCCGAAGGCGATCTTCAGACCTTCAGTGCCCTGGGATTCTTTACAGGGATGCGAAGCGGAGAGATGATCGGACTGCGATGGGAAGATGTCAATTTCGAAAGAGGAGAGATCTCCATCAAGCGGGCGATCAAGATGGGTGTCGTCTCGACACCGAAGACGCAAAGCAGTATCCGTACCATTGATATCCTCGATCCGCTGCTGCCTTATCTCAGGGCGCAGTACGAGCGGACGGGAGAGCAGGGCACCTATGTCTTTCTCAATAAGAACGGTGAGCACTACTACGATATCAAGCGCATTCGTGACACCCGCTGGAAAAAGCTGCTCGAAAAGCTTGATATTGAATACCGTACCATCTACCAGATGCGCCATGCCTTCGCGACGGTGATGATCGAAAACGGGGAAGATATTCTCTGGGTCTCGCATATGCTTGGGCATACGGACACGTCTATGACCCTGCAGATGTACGCGAAGTATCGCAAGCAGAAAGATAAGAAAAGGGCTGTGTTTTTGGCGGATGTGCTCTAG